A segment of the Alkalidesulfovibrio alkalitolerans DSM 16529 genome:
GAAATCATGAGACCTCGTATTTCCTGAGCCAACCGCGCCAGATCGTCCACCCCCAGATCGCGCACGCCCGAGGGCAGCGGCAGCGTCTCCAGCAACGACGCCCGGGCCGTCTCGGCCTCGGGCTTCACGGCCGGAGCAGCCGTTCCCGGTTCGATCTTTTCCGAAACACTCATTGCGCACGCTCCAGTATGTAGCGGGCCAGATTACGCAGAAAATCCGCGCGCGGCCCCTCGAAGACGGAAAGGCGGTCAAGGGCCATGGCGATCCGTTCCCCGGCCATGCGGCGGCTCTCGTCGAGACCCACCAAGCTCGGATAGGTGTGCTTGCCCATCTCCTGGTCGCTGCCAACAGGCTTGCCGATCTCCTTCTCGTCACCCACTACGTCCAGGACGTCGTCCACGATCTGGAAGGCCGCGCCCACATGGATGCCGAAATCGCGGGCCCTGGCTCGCCGATCGTCGTCGGCTCCGGCCAGCACCGCGCCGCATTCGCAGGCCGCCCGGATCAACGCGCCGGTCTTCATGGCGTGCATGGCAGCGAGTTTTTCGAGCGTCACGTCCGGTGCGCCGGTGTAGGCCATGTCCAGATCCTGGCCGCCGACCATGCCGCCCGCACCTGCGGCCACGGCCAGAAGCCGCATCGCCTCGACCACGCGCCCGGCAGGAATGGCGGGCGCGGCCTCGGCCATGCAGGCGAAGGCCTCGGTCAGCAGGCCGTCGCCCGCGAGTATGGCCGTAGCCTCCCCGAAGACCTTGTGGTTCGAAGGCTTGCCGCGCCTGAGATCATCGTCGTCCATGGCGGGCAGATCGTCGTGAATCAGAGAATAGGTATGGATGAGTTCGAATGCCCCGGCACAGGGCATCGCGGCTTCTTCGTCACCGCCGCAAAGCCCGGCGAAAGCAAGACAGAGTACGGGCCGAAGCCGCTTGCCACCGGCGCGCAGGCTGTAATCCATGGCCTCGCGCAAGCGCGGCGGGATTCCCCGTCCATCGAGACACCCGGCAAGCCAGAACTCGACGCGTGCGGCCTCACGGGCCAGATCTTCCTTAAGCGTCGTCACGTCCGCCCTCCCCGGCACCCGATTCGTCGGCTCCCTGGATCGAAAACTCGCGCAGCAGCCCTTCCTGATAGACGGAGACCTCGTTTCTGGCCGTTTCAAGCTGTTCCCGGCAGCCCTTGGCCAGCAGCAGCCCTTCCTTGAACAGGGCCACCCCCTCTTCAAGAGGCAACTCTCCCTTTTCCAGCGTCTCCACAATGGCGGAAAGCCGCTGCATGCGGTCCTCGAAACGATCCTTTCCCTCGCTCATGCGCCTCTCCCGAAACATCTATTCGCCCACGGCCCCAAGCAGGGACATGGGATCGACGTATCGGCCCTGTAGGGCCAAACCGAAATGCAGATGCGGACCGGTGACCCGGCCCGTGGCCCCGACGAGGCCCACGATCTCTCCGGCCGAAACGAACTGTCCTGGCCGGGCGATGATCTCCGAAAGATGAAAATACACGCTCACCACGCCCTGCCCATGGTCGAGAAACAGGCTTTTTCCGGCGTAATATTGGTCCGCCGCGAGCACAACCCGGCCATCGGCCACGGCGGCAACACCTTGGCCCTCGGGGCCGCGAAAGTCCACTCCCCTGTGCGGGGCGCGCGGCTTATCGTTCAAAACGCGACGAAGTCCGTAGGCGCTGCTCACGTCGCCGGGCACGGGGCGCAGCAGCGGCAGCCGCCACAGCCGTTCGCCGGTCATGGTCGCCAGGGCGGCCCTGGCTTCCTCGCGATCTCTGGCGATGCGCTCCAGGACTTCGGCGGGCGGCGTGACCATGGCCGGAGGAAGCGAAAGGTGTTGCTCCGGATAGGCCACCGCCGTCACTCGAACAGACGCGCGAGTCGAGACCTCCCGGCCGTTCGCCATCGCCCTCGCGACCACCTGCCGTTCTCCAGGCTCGTCCTGCCCCACGTCCGTGCCCAGGAGCGCCTCGGCCCGCCATGCTCCATCGCGGTGCATGGGCCGGACAGATATCTCGCGTCCGAACCAGACGAAACGGACTTCGGACAACTCCCCGGACGATTCGAGCGCGACAAGGAAGGGCTGGCCCACGCCGACCTCGGCCGGGGCATGCAGCACAGGCGCGGCCCAGACGGCCGGAACCAGCGCGAGCCAGAACAACATGAAAGACAGGGCCAATCTCATACCTGGTCCTTGCTCAGGGAAGCCTCGTTATCCAACCTGTCAGGATTGGGCAACAACGCGTCGTCCTCGACAGTGGCGGCCACCCGGCCGCGCTGCACCGTGATTTCCAGCGCGTCGCCCAGCGAGACCTCGTCGGGACCGCGCAGGAAGCGGCCCGTGCGGCGAACACGCACCAGGCCGTAACCGCGCACGAGCGGAGCCTCGGGACTCGCGGCCGCAAGCCGTACTTGCAGCCGGTCGAGTACGGCTTCGTGTCCCGCGAACAGAGCGGTCCCGGCGCGGCCAAGCCGCTCGGCCAAGCTTTCGCACCGCACGGCGCGAAGCTCCAGCGCGCGCGGCCCGAAGGCCCGGGCAAGACGCCCCGCAAGCCCCCTGAGCCAGCCGCTCCGGGTGGAGAAGAAACGCGCTCCGGCCTGATCCAACCGTGCCTGCAAATGGGCTAGGCGTTCCGCCGAACGATCGA
Coding sequences within it:
- a CDS encoding polyprenyl synthetase family protein; translated protein: MTTLKEDLAREAARVEFWLAGCLDGRGIPPRLREAMDYSLRAGGKRLRPVLCLAFAGLCGGDEEAAMPCAGAFELIHTYSLIHDDLPAMDDDDLRRGKPSNHKVFGEATAILAGDGLLTEAFACMAEAAPAIPAGRVVEAMRLLAVAAGAGGMVGGQDLDMAYTGAPDVTLEKLAAMHAMKTGALIRAACECGAVLAGADDDRRARARDFGIHVGAAFQIVDDVLDVVGDEKEIGKPVGSDQEMGKHTYPSLVGLDESRRMAGERIAMALDRLSVFEGPRADFLRNLARYILERAQ
- the xseB gene encoding exodeoxyribonuclease VII small subunit; translated protein: MSEGKDRFEDRMQRLSAIVETLEKGELPLEEGVALFKEGLLLAKGCREQLETARNEVSVYQEGLLREFSIQGADESGAGEGGRDDA
- a CDS encoding M23 family metallopeptidase, giving the protein MLFWLALVPAVWAAPVLHAPAEVGVGQPFLVALESSGELSEVRFVWFGREISVRPMHRDGAWRAEALLGTDVGQDEPGERQVVARAMANGREVSTRASVRVTAVAYPEQHLSLPPAMVTPPAEVLERIARDREEARAALATMTGERLWRLPLLRPVPGDVSSAYGLRRVLNDKPRAPHRGVDFRGPEGQGVAAVADGRVVLAADQYYAGKSLFLDHGQGVVSVYFHLSEIIARPGQFVSAGEIVGLVGATGRVTGPHLHFGLALQGRYVDPMSLLGAVGE